A single window of Enoplosus armatus isolate fEnoArm2 chromosome 22, fEnoArm2.hap1, whole genome shotgun sequence DNA harbors:
- the washc3 gene encoding WASH complex subunit 3: MDEDGLPIVGSGVDLTQVPAIQQRRIVAYLNQFVVHTVRLLNRFSTVCEEKLSNISLRVQQIETTLSILEAKLSSIPGLENVTIEGLSQRQPAQANGPTTASQSQTDAPPAETLPPPEPDQTVPEPAATQKAEAAAENVMTVAKDPRYARYLKMVQVGVPVMAIRNKMVLEGLDPNLLDSPDAPVPDGGTGSTEDQDAAATSSDSESSFSD, encoded by the exons ATGGACGAGGACGGACTGCCGATTGTGGGGTCTGGTGTTGATCTTACCCAG GTTCCGGCTATTCAACAGAGAAGAATCGTTGCCTATCTCAATCAGTTTGTTGTGCACACAGTCCGGCTCCTTAACCGTTTTTCCACAGTTTGTGAAGAG AAACTTTCAAACATATCTCTTCGCGTACAGCAGATTGAAACAACCTTGAGCATTTTGGAAGCCAAG CTGTCCTCCATTCCTGGGCTGGAGAATGTCACAATAGAGGGACTCAGTCAGCGGCAACCTGCTCAGGCCAATGGACCCACTACCGCCAGTCAGAGCCAAACAGATGCTCCACCAGCAGAGACCCTGCCTCCCCCAGAG CCCGATCAGACTGTGCCAGAGcctgcagcaacacagaaagcagaagcagctgcagagaatGTCATGACAGTGGCCAAAGACCCGCGTTACGCCCGATACCTGAAAATGGTTCAAGTG GGAGTTCCAGTTATGGCTATAAGGAATAAAATGGTCTTGGAGGGTTTGGATCCTAACTTGCTTGA CTCGCCGGATGCCCCCGTGCCCGATGGAGGAACGGGGAGCACAGAGGATCAAGACGCTGCCGCCACCAGCTCTGACAGCGAATCATCTTTCAGTGACTGA
- the LOC139305382 gene encoding zinc finger protein 502 produces MEIIVSTEKINGSSLPLPSLRLLVPPLQLLSAAMWQLAKQKDVMNYEKLQEFVFMVTEAVPGLINLRQRAQLVLGLRARLILELCKGSARGSVDAQVIQSYLDRLPITSAKTDYRDAEVKTTESTFIALVQSLLKDPIERAYFFQEVFPVEYGPQYDAALHVLLWELLSKLEKLLPIPDLKQTATWLGSAPPVLEECVQSSPEELSLIFEHYKSSGLLKMPYGPSSTIGSCIMSALSIPPSQKTNLSVGLESIHNYANVLNPVTFVGTDQYSVVAVYTEVEVGAPEIDEQMMESAEVQVQTDFYEEEIVAVSADIAGGEEATSLRAEETSETVDVAKALETLTKTFALRKENLSQDVLSGKSNDSSLNDELGSGNAPDEGKTHEGHETSVQTEEKRENIVEEVKEDFQPGGIESNMNSCTDLKDNHKTFSVHEEMADVSSEAPVSETQQSPCSANVRRSTRLQLKTSPSRQETCKIKRSSREKNQGPKVSRADVSVAPSVIAIKGIDKGDSDEMTSIIFTCSQCPFQNSDENSPPHFHMQRVHRTLSGAKFTPSPSSTDEIFTSIKLFPKGNAEQSRAEQPDNQSKVNVSQNRQKALTCETCGKTFTRTSDVRRHQLTHTGERPFHCSQCDRTFQHSWDLAKHESKHHGVAISFSCQLCGSSFANLRALTVHHKKSHSQESQLPQICSICSQSFSTSSELLEHRKSHVTSKRYICQQCGEGFDSLLARSQHRQMHQVKRQFKCQHCEKTFTRRSDVKRHLSTHTGDRPYQCDQCSKRFSLRFMLMKHLRVHTGERPFQCSHCPKRFTLVSVLARHERMHTGEKPFLCSQCGKGFLSQGELSKHHRVHVDDKPFSCPKCDKRFKSKKTQQEHIVSHNGARPYPCTYCGKGFTKPYALTRHNLIHTGERPFPCGHCEKSFLTLSEAHLHQRIHTGERPYPCDICELKFKSSSELARHKRSHSGLRPPKPHCEQCLKTFTSKAKLRKHMETHREEGEAALPEESKN; encoded by the exons ATGGAGATTATTGTgtcaacagagaaaataaacg GCTCAAGCCTACCTCTTCCATCCCTTCGCCTCCTGGTGCCCCCATTGCAGCTTCTGTCTGCTGCTATGTGGCAGCTGGCAAAGCAGAAAGATGTGATGAATTACGAGAAGCTTCAGGAGTTTGTGTTCATGGTGACTGAGGCCGTCCCTGGACTGATCAACCTCAGACAGAGAGCACAGCTCGTTCTGGGTCTAAGAGCAAGG TTGATTCTGGAGCTTTGTAAAGGCTCAGCTCGGGGTTCTGTTGATGCTCAAGTGATCCAGAGCTATTTGGATAGACTCCCAATAACCTCTGCGAAGACAGAT TACAGGGATGCAGAGGTGAAAACAACAGAGTCCACTTTCATTGCGCTTGTACAGAGCCTGTTGAAAGATCCCATTGAGAGAGCATATTTCTTCCAG GAGGTTTTCCCAGTGGAATACGGGCCACAATATGATGCTGCGCTGCATGTGTTATTGTGGGAGCTGCTCTCAAAACTGGAAAAGCTGCTTCCAATACCAGACTTAAAACAG ACTGCAACCTGGCTTGGCTCTGCTCCTCCTGTGTTGGAGGAATGTGTTCAGTCCTCACCTGAAGAGCTGAGCTTAATCTTCGAGCACTACAAAAGTTCAGGACTACTGAAAATGCCGT aTGGCCCTTCATCCACCATTGGTAGCTGCATCATGTCTGCTctatccatccctccctcccaaaAGACAAACCTCTCTGTCGGACTGGAATCAATCCACAACTATGCTAACGTACTAAACCCCGTCACTTTTGTCGGAACGGACCAGTACAGTGTCGTGGCAGTCTATACTGAAGTGGAAGTTGGAGCGCCTGAAATAGACGAGCAGATGATGGAGTCAGCTGAAGTGCAAGTTCAAACAGATTTCTATGAAGAGGAGATAGTGGCTGTTAGCGCAGATATCGCCGGTGGTGAGGAGGCTACCAGCTTGAGGGCAGAAGAAACGAGTGAAACTGTGGATGTCGCTAAAGCTCTGGAGACTCTCACGAAAACATTTGCACTAAGGAAGGAGAACCTCAGTCAAGACGTACTGTCTGGAAAGAGTAATGATTCATCCCTTAATGATGAGCTTGGGTCAGGAAATGCACCAGATGAAGGTAAAACACATGAAGGGCATGAAACAAGTGTCCAAactgaggagaaaagagaaaacatcgTTGAAGAGGTGAAGGAGGATTTCCAACCCGGAGGCATAGAGAGCAATATGAACTCTTGTACAGACTTGAAGGATAACCACAAAACCTTTTCCGTCCATGAAGAAATGGCAGATGTCTCCAGTGAAGCTCCAgtctctgaaacacaacagtctCCCTGTTCAGCTAATGTGCGCCGATCCACTCGTCTACAACTGAAGACGTCACCCAGTCGGCAGGAGACGTGTAAAATCAAGAGGTCATCCAGAGAAAAGAATCAAGGACCAAAAGT GAGCAGGGCTGATGTTTCAGTGGCCCCCTCTGTCATAGCCATCAAAGGAATCGACAAAG GTGATTCAGACGAGATGACATCCATCATCTTCACCTGCTCGCAGTGTCCCTTCCAAAACTCGGATGAGAACAGCCCTCCTCACTTCCACATGCAGAGAGTACACCGGACTCTCTCAGGAGCCAAATTCACACCTTCTCCTTCCAGCACAGATGAAATTTTTACATCCATTAAACTTTTCCCCAAAGGAAacgcagagcagagcagagccgaACAGCCTGACAATCAAAGCAAAGTAAATGTGTcccaaaacagacagaaggcCCTCACATGCGAAACGTGCGGTAAGACATTCACCCGGACGTCAGATGTCAGGAGACACCAGCTCACTCACACTGGAGAGAGACCATTTCATTGCTCGCAGTGTGACCGAACCTTCCAGCACTCCTGGGATCTGGCCAAACATGAGAGTAAACATCACGGCGTGGCCATTTCTTTCTCCTGCCAGCTGTGTGGGAGCTCCTTTGCTAACCTCCGAGCACTCACCGTCCACCATAAGAAGTCTCACTCACAGGAGAGCCAACTTCCTCAGATCTGCTCCATCTGCAGCCAGAGCTTCTCCACTTCCTCTGAGCTGCTCGAGCACAGGAAGTCTCATGTCACCAGTAAGCGATACATCTGCCAGCAGTGCGGCGAAGGCTTCGACTCCCTGCTTGCGCGCTCCCAGCACCGGCAGATGCATCAAGTGAAGCGTcaatttaaatgtcaacattgtGAGAAGACGTTCACTCGGAGGTCTGATGTAAAGAGGCATCTGTCTACCCACACAGGGGACCGACCTTACCAGTGTGACCAGTGCAGCAAACGCTTCTCACTCCGCTTTATGCTCATGAAACACCTCCGTGTCCACACAGGCGAGCGGCCTTTCCAGTGCTCCCACTGCCCCAAGAGGTTCACCCTGGTGTCTGTGCTGGCCAGACACGAGAGGATGCACACCGGGGAGAAAcctttcctctgctctcagTGCGGGAAGGGCTTTTTGTCACAGGGAGAGCTTTCAAAACATCACAGGGTGCATGTGGACGACAAGCCCTTCTCCTGCCCTAAGTGTGACAAACGTTTCAAGAGCAAGAAAACCCAGCAGGAACACATCGTCTCCCACAACGGCGCCCGGCCGTACCCCTGCACCTACTGCGGGAAGGGCTTCACCAAACCTTACGCACTGACCAGGCACAATCTCATTCACACAGGAGAGAGGCCGTTCCCCTGCGGACACTGTGAGAAGTCGTTCCTCACCCTCAGCGAGGCTCACCTGCACCAGCGTATTCACACGGGGGAGAGGCCGTATCCCTGCGACATCTGCGAGCTCAAGTTCAAGAGCTCGTCGGAGCTGGCGCGACACAAGCGCAGCCATTCAGGGTTGAGGCCGCCGAAGCCGCACTGTGAGCAGTGCCTTAAAACGTTCACATCCAAGGCCAAGCTCAGGaaacacatggagacacacaggGAAGAGGGAGAAGCAGCACTGCCTGAGGAATCAAAAAATTAA
- the LOC139305434 gene encoding tetraspanin-7-like, with protein MSFALPYGSLSARPSPSRRALDWEHEQLAVRRLSSPRGLDLLTPPPLPRRPSAIPGYLLSPYQEQEEQLHQLQQRLSLSVGSEASLAPPAPPPVGAAPPCCRAVGVMHLLRLGLLAFSCLFWAAGLAIFTLGVWAQISLADYMLLSANRYPNAPLILLSTGAAVTAWGFLGCLGVAANLPCVLRAYGFFQLAALVAGLAAGLSGLFYREDIAGGFRSGLQRAVAGYTEDEGRADALDSLQRALECCGAEGWRDWLTSDWAIQHMTFLPSENGTSVSLPDSCCMRRKGCKNRPLLSDDSEGVAAAGIHPHGCFRKVFSLVNDNVFHIAATVLGLAFTQIGGIALACLLANKLAPRQHRRVVAH; from the coding sequence ATGAGCTTTGCACTGCCTTACGGCTCGCTGTCAGCTCGACCGAGTCCCAGCAGACGAGCTTTGGATTGGGAACACGAGCAGCTGGCTGTGCGACGACTTTCCTCTCCGAGGGGTCTCGACCTGCtcactccacctcctcttcctcggcGACCCTCTGCGATCCCTGGCTACCTGCTGTCACCCTACcaagagcaggaggagcagctccaccagctgcagcagcgacTATCCTTGTCTGTTGGCTCAGAGGCCTCCCTGGCGCCCCCTGCACCTCCACCTGTGGGCGCTGCCCCACCCTGCTGCCGCGCAGTGGGAGTCATGCACCTCCTGCGCTTGGGTCTCCTGGCCTTCAGCTGCCTCTTCTGGGCAGCCGGCTTGGCCATCTTCACCCTGGGTGTGTGGGCACAGATTTCACTGGCAGACTACATGCTGCTATCTGCCAATCGCTACCCCAACGCCCCACTCATCCTTCTCTCCACAGGTGCTGCCGTCACCGCCTGGGGCTTCCTGGGTTGTCTGGGGGTGGCTGCAAACCTGCCCTGCGTGCTGAGGGCTTATGGGTTCTTTCAACTTGCTGCACTCGTAGCCGGTTTGGCAGCTGGACTCTCAGGTCTCTTCTATCGTGAAGACATCGCCGGAGGATTTCGCAGCGGCTTACAGCGAGCGGTGGCCGGTTACACAGAGGATGAAGGCCGTGCCGATGCATTAGACAGCCTCCAGAGGGCCCTGGAGTGTTGTGGAGCTGAGGGCTGGCGCGACTGGCTCACTTCGGACTGGGCTATCCAGCATATGACCTTCCTGCCCAGCGAGAACGGCACCTCAGTGTCGCTGCCGGACAGCTGCTGCATGAGGCGCAAGGGCTGCAAGAATCGACCTCTTCTGTCAGATGATAGCGAAGgagtggcagcagcaggaatCCATCCGCACGGCTGCTTCCGCAAAGTCTTCAGTTTGGTCAACGACAACGTCTTCCACATTGCCGCCACTGTGCTGGGATTGGCCTTCACCCAGATCGGAGGCATTGCCCTGGCTTGTCTGCTGGCCAACAAACTGGCACCAAGACAACATCGACGTGTAGTTGCACATTAA